The Euphorbia lathyris chromosome 4, ddEupLath1.1, whole genome shotgun sequence genomic interval GGTCGAGAAAGAACTTGATCGGAAGATCCAATGCCTTCGCACTGACAATGGAGGAGAGTATACTTCGCACGAGTTCTCAAGATACTTACAAGATTGTAAGATTCGACGACAATTGACTTGTCCTAATACTccacaacaaaatggggtagcagaaaggaagaacagacaCCTTGCAGAGATATGCAGGAGTATGTTACATGCGAAGAATGTTCCACCTCGGTTCTGGGCAGAGTGTATGAAGACAGCTGCAGATGTTATTAACAAACTACCACAAGCACCACTTGGATTCATTTCACCCTTCGAGAAGATATGGAAGATCAAACCCACTGTAAGTCACTTTTGAGTATTTGGTTGCGTATGTTATGTTTTCGTTTCTGATCATTTATGCAGCAAATTTGATAAGAAAGCTATAATATGCATCTTCGTGGGTTATGATAATCAAAGAAAGGGGTGGAAGTGTTGTGACCCAACAACAGGAAGGTGTTATACGTCAAGAAATGTGGTGTTTGACGAAGCTTCATCCTGGTGGTCCCCTCATGAAGTTGTACTACCCGATTCAAAAGAAATCGAGGAGAAATTACAGGAAAGACTTGAAAGGGACGAGGCGGCTGAAGAAATCATTCCAGAAGTGGAACCGGTAGAAGAAAACCTCAGGAGCAAGTCACCTGAAAAGGAGATCGTTAACTCGAGGAGATCGTTAATGATGATAAATCAGCAGAAGAACAACAATCACCGGTGCGAAGGTCAACAAGAAAAAGGAGACCAAATCCTAAATATGCTAATGCAGCAGTGATTGAAGAATCAATTAAGGAGCCTGAGACGTACGAAGAAGCATCCTCAATTAAGGAGTGGAGAAAGGCTATGCAAGAAGAAATAGATGCATTGAAGCAGAACGAGACTTGGGATTTAGTTCCCAAACCCAAAGATGTGAAGCCTATTTCCTGCAAATGGGTTTACAAAGTAAAGCAGCGCCCTGACGGTTCAATTGAGAGATATAAAGATCGATTGGCGGGTCGAGGATTCTCACAGAAGTATGGTTTGGACTATGACGAGACATTTAGTCCAGTTGCGAAGGTCACTACAGTACGTGTTCTACTAGCACTTGCAGCTAGTAAAGATTGGAAGCTCTGGCAGATGGATGTGAAGAATGCTTTCTTACATGGCGAATTAGATCGAGAAATTTACATGGATCAACCTCAAGGGTTCGAGAGCAAGGCTCAACCAAACTATGTAtgcaagttgaagaaagcattgtatggattgaagcaagcaccaAGAGCATGGTATGGGAAAATAGCAGAGTTCCTGATTCAAAGTGGCTACATGATGGCACCAGCTGATTCCAGTTTGTTTATGAAGGTCCAAGGTGAGAAGTTGGCTATAGTATTagtttatgttgatgatctgATCATTACAGGTGATGATGTTGCTGAGATCAATCAAGTCAGAGCCAACTTATCAGTACGATTTCAAATGAAATCACTGGGAGAGTTAAATCATTTCCTTGGTCTTGAAGTTGAGCGCACGAATGAAGGACTTTTCTTGTGTCAGCACAAGTATGCAAAGGATCTTTTGGAGAAGTTTGGGATGCTCGAATGCAAGCCTATTACAACTCCAGTAGAAGTACACGTGAAGTTATGTTCCGTTGAAGGAAAGGACTTGGAAGATGCTATGATGTACAGACAGCTAGTTGGAAGCCTGATCTATCTCACTTTGACGAGGCCAGATATATCATATGCAGTAAGTATGGTAAGTCGGTTTATGCAGAACCCGAAAAAGCCTCATTTAGAAGCTATCCGGAGAATTCTTCGATATGTTCGAGGTACTATGGACTATGGTATCCTGTACAAGAAAGGAGGAAAGGGTGAGGTACGTGGATATTGTGATGCTGATTATGCTGGAGATCACGACACAAGGCGTTCAACTATAGGTTATGTGTTTAGTCTTGGATCGGGACCTATATCTTGGTGTAGCAAGAGACAGCCTACGGTTTCATTATCAAGTACCGAGGCAGAGTACAGGGCAGCAGCAACAGCAGCTCAAGAATGTACTTGGCTAATACAACTCATGAAGGATCTTCATCAGCCAGTTGATTACTCGGTACAGTTATACTGCGACAATCAGTCAGCGATTCACTTGACTGAAAATCCAATGTTCCATGCAAGAACTAAACATGTGGAGGTACATTATCACTTTATACGAGAGAAGGTCTTACGTGGAGACATCAAGATGCAGTATGTGAAGACTGATGATCAAATTGCCGACATATTTACGAAAGGATTGAATGGTGCAAAATTTGAACAATTCAGACGACAACTTAGAATGACAAGCAAGTACGAGCTACTAAAAGTCGGTGCTGAGGGGGAGTAATAAATAAACAGCACCCACTTTTGTAGATTGTTCTAGGTACTTAGTTTTCTAGATTAGTCTCtcacaaatatctaaatatTTTTAGATTATTCTAGGTCCATCACCGACCTAAATTGTGGCTGTGATTTGCTTCACAACCGACCTAGTGctaatatatataggagagactTTGTGGATAGGTGTATAgcacaaaagaaaaataaatcaagTGGTGTGTGTGAGTGATAGTGAGAAAATAAGAAATCTCGTAGCATATTAGTTtttgatttaataaaactaAGTTTATTCAATTAGTCCTCTTTATATTTAACATTTACTCCGGTCATGGAATACTAGATTtttacctttaaacattgaaataatactacatagagtcgaTATAGAGGGGGAGGGAGGGGAGGGATGGGGGCTACATGGGCCAAATCGACCAATACTCAAGGGCGGAGCCGGTGGCTGAAAGGGCTCCGGCCCTCCGAGCCCTTGACTTGCTTCGCCCCTACCCGCTCCCACCTCATTTCCGCCCTTTATCATCCCTAATTTTGACAATTTTTACACAATTTTAAGAGagaattttaatattaatacaAATATTTCTAATTAAACCATTATTCCACTGATAAGGAAAGCATTTTGGACTTTgtataagaaaataagaaagaaTTATGAAGTGTATATTAGTCATTATAATATACTACTCtctccattctcaaataagtgtcgttttagaattttcacacaaattaagaaacacaattaatatgcacttaaattaataaatttacatggattaactaaataaaaattctctctcctataatgattggagaagaaactttgaaagcttaaaaaacacataaatcaagacaaaatttaaatgcctagaccaaaaaactatactaaattttattgaaaaactaaaacgacacttaaaaatgaacaaaaataattatctaaaacgacacttatttgagaataGAGGGAGTAgtttaattgatattttaaaaagTTTTGAACAACCTAAAAACCTATATAAACACAAACTCATTGGAAATGAGGAAGCTAATGCTAGGTTATGCGtatcaaattttcaactatgtAGTCAAGTCATGCTTAATTTTCATAACATAGTGATTACGATTCATATTAAATTTTCACCTATTCACATTCAACCATTTTATGACCTTCCAATGTCCATGGACAATATAAAAAGCCCCAACATCAGTATTAACTTCTAACTTCTGTGGTTATGTTCTTTGAAACATGGCGAAAACACCCCATTTTTTCAAGCTTATTCTTGAAGATGCCATTCAACAAGGGATGCTTGTCAgtcttcttctcttttctatCTCTCTTTTGCTATTCTTTCCAATATATTCTATTCCTTTggataacaaatttatattatttttctgTAACAGAGAATTCCAAAAAAGTTTGTGCGAAGATATGGAAAATATCTTTCAGAACAGGTCTCTCTAAAGCTTCCAAGTGGTGAAAAATGGAAAGTAGAGCTTGTCAAACATGGTGATGGTATTTGGTTAGGAAATGGCTGGCAACATTTTGTTGATTATTACTCCTTATCACTTGGTTCCTTTCTAGTTTTTGGATTTGAAGATTTCAAAACCTGCACTTTCAATGTTTTGATATTTGATAAGACCACTTCAGAAATTGATTATCCGTTACATGTCCATAAACATGATGATGAGACTAATCTTGAGGAACAAGTCCATCAACCGACGAGCAATCAAGAAGATGAAGATAAATCGCCATTACCATTTTCTAGACCTTGTAAGAAGAGGAAGCGAGAGAATTGCAGAACACAATCTGAAGGTAGCATTTAATGGAATTGTACAAAACATTTTATCCTTTCACTTTTGCTTTTGTAATAGGACTTAATTTTGCAGCCAAGCGAGGCAACGGGGACAAATTTTCGAAGAGAACACAGCAGCTGACTGCTGAGGAAAAAGCTAATGCACTTCATAGAGCAAGCACTTTTTGCAAATCAGACAATCCTTCCTTCTCCATTGTAATGCATCCATCATATGTTTGTGCTAAAAACAAACCAGTGGTAAGAGTATTACACCTAAAAAGCATTAATTAGATGTGTTTCTGGTTTTCAATatctccaatttttttttttttttgtcaaaattagTTATTGTTTTGCAGACAATACCAGCAAGCTTTGCCAATAAATATTTCAGCGAACGGAGAGGCATTATAATTCTGAATTGTGTTCATGGAAAAACTTGGACAGTTCGGTATGTTAGTTATAAAAGCCCCAAAGCAAGTAGATTAACAATGATAAATAGTGGTTGGAGTAAATTTGCAGAAGAAAATCATTTGGCAATTGGTGATGTTTGTGTCTTTGAACTCATTAATCACAATGCATCCGAATTTAAAGTTGTAATTTGCAGAAAAAATCAGGATGCTGCTAAAAGTGTCCCATCTGTAGGTCAGTatcaattattaataaaatgttAATGCAATGAGGAAAGCATAAATCACTCTTCATTTGGTTGGTGTCATGCAGGAAATAGCAAGCATTTGAAGGAATTTCCTACTTTTAATCCATACTTCAAACTGAAGCTTCAGCCAATTGCTATTTTGCACGGTCATATTGTACGTTCTTGAACTCTAATCTTTGACAAGATGTTATTTGTTGTTAATACAAGGACTCATTTGGTTTAGCTGTTATTTGTTGTTTCTGTTatggtttgctgttggaaaaacaGAGATTCTACATTGTTGTTGGAAAAGGCAATGTATAAAATGCAAACAACTGTTCTTTAACTAAGCACTGGGGAGAAAATGAAGTAAATAACACCCTCTAAATATTTCCTTTTGCAGAATGTACCGGTAAAGTTTATGGAGAAATGTAAGAATCCGAGAATGGAAAAGGCTCAGTTGCAG includes:
- the LOC136227310 gene encoding B3 domain-containing transcription factor VRN1-like, giving the protein MAKTPHFFKLILEDAIQQGMLRIPKKFVRRYGKYLSEQVSLKLPSGEKWKVELVKHGDGIWLGNGWQHFVDYYSLSLGSFLVFGFEDFKTCTFNVLIFDKTTSEIDYPLHVHKHDDETNLEEQVHQPTSNQEDEDKSPLPFSRPCKKRKRENCRTQSEAKRGNGDKFSKRTQQLTAEEKANALHRASTFCKSDNPSFSIVMHPSYVCAKNKPVTIPASFANKYFSERRGIIILNCVHGKTWTVRYVSYKSPKASRLTMINSGWSKFAEENHLAIGDVCVFELINHNASEFKVVICRKNQDAAKSVPSVGNSKHLKEFPTFNPYFKLKLQPIAILHGHINVPVKFMEKCKNPRMEKAQLQVEGKVWHVKLLSYPYKCAFSAGEVSAFVDDNSLKVGDVCVFELINSETMLIKVSIVRKP